Proteins from a genomic interval of Pradoshia eiseniae:
- a CDS encoding metallophosphoesterase encodes MEEIEPEWVEINQYTYSHPLIPPSFHRTRIVQFNDTHIGFQYDLDNLKKTVKIINAYKPDLICFTGDLLDNPVDYKVTPELYEILNSLSAPIGKYAVYGNHDHGGYGTELYELIMNKSGFKVLKNSADILYKGSEKILIAGVDDASLGVPDINQALRGKPDKLFTLLLSHAPDYAETASSYPVNLQLSGHSHGGQIQIPFIGPLITPPHAKKYYEGLYELNSHFSLYVNRGLGTTRVPYRLLCRPEITIFDLHKGNGGILPS; translated from the coding sequence ATGGAAGAGATTGAACCAGAATGGGTAGAGATCAACCAGTATACATATTCACATCCTCTCATTCCTCCGTCATTCCATCGCACCCGCATCGTTCAGTTTAATGATACGCATATTGGATTCCAATATGACCTGGACAACCTAAAAAAGACGGTTAAAATAATTAACGCCTATAAGCCTGATTTGATTTGCTTTACCGGGGACCTCCTCGATAACCCTGTTGATTATAAAGTTACACCTGAACTTTATGAAATATTAAACTCTTTGTCAGCTCCTATAGGCAAGTATGCCGTATATGGAAATCATGACCACGGCGGGTATGGAACGGAACTATACGAACTAATAATGAATAAATCCGGCTTTAAGGTTCTAAAGAATTCGGCAGATATACTGTATAAAGGCAGTGAAAAGATTCTTATCGCCGGAGTGGATGACGCGAGCCTCGGAGTGCCGGACATAAATCAGGCACTCCGAGGAAAGCCTGATAAGCTATTCACGCTTCTCTTGTCACATGCGCCAGATTATGCCGAAACCGCCTCCTCCTATCCTGTCAATTTGCAATTAAGCGGTCATAGCCACGGGGGACAAATACAAATCCCGTTTATCGGCCCGCTCATTACACCGCCGCACGCCAAGAAGTATTATGAGGGGTTATATGAGTTAAACAGCCATTTTTCCCTATACGTTAACCGGGGACTTGGGACAACCCGGGTTCCATACCGACTGCTTTGCAGACCGGAAATTACAATTTTTGATTTGCACAAAGGAAATGGTGGCATACTGCCATCCTAA
- a CDS encoding MDR family MFS transporter, with translation MKAPKEKRIRKETNRPLVLMSIILATFMSAVEGTIVSTALPEIVGELGGFSLYSWVFSAYLLMNTVTVLIYGKLADLFGRKPVLLFGIIVFMIGSLFAGFAESMQSLILFRLIQGFGAGAVTPIAMTIVGDIYSREERAKVQGYLSSVWGISAILGPALGGFFVQFSTWSWIFWINIPLGLFAACGLIFFFHEEVNRKKHKIDYMGAALITGSITLAMYVFVEGGIRFNWVSLQSLMYICIIAILFYLFVKHETRFEEPVMPFSVWRIRPILIANLTSLLTGMILIGISSYLPAFVQGVMGLSPTIAGFTLTVMSIGWPIASTASGHLLLKIGYRNTCIIGGFFLVLGGSVFMLLPHFPNPLLAAFGSFLTGAGMGLTSTAFIVSIQSTVEWQDRGAATAANMFMRNLGNTVGAAILGGLLNNRLQAYFAGQELNGEKLDLNSVNELLSVEVRSSLAPDRLTELQNGLTNALGYVYTGVFILGLCALFLILLMPKKEVKNSHS, from the coding sequence TTGAAGGCACCGAAGGAGAAGAGAATAAGAAAAGAAACAAATCGCCCGCTCGTTCTCATGTCTATCATTCTGGCGACCTTTATGAGTGCAGTTGAGGGAACAATTGTTTCAACAGCATTGCCTGAAATTGTTGGCGAGCTTGGCGGTTTTTCTTTATATAGCTGGGTATTTTCCGCATACTTACTAATGAATACCGTGACAGTATTGATATATGGAAAACTGGCTGATTTATTTGGACGTAAGCCTGTTTTGCTGTTTGGCATTATCGTATTTATGATAGGTTCCTTATTTGCTGGTTTTGCCGAATCGATGCAAAGCCTCATACTCTTCAGGCTTATTCAAGGATTTGGTGCGGGCGCCGTCACGCCAATAGCCATGACGATTGTCGGTGATATTTATTCAAGGGAAGAGCGGGCAAAGGTCCAAGGTTATTTATCAAGCGTTTGGGGAATATCGGCCATTCTTGGTCCTGCCCTTGGCGGCTTTTTTGTCCAATTTTCTACGTGGAGCTGGATTTTTTGGATTAATATTCCCCTTGGCTTATTTGCGGCTTGCGGATTGATTTTCTTTTTCCATGAGGAGGTTAATCGGAAGAAGCACAAAATTGACTATATGGGGGCAGCCTTGATTACCGGGTCCATTACACTGGCTATGTATGTCTTCGTGGAAGGAGGCATCCGTTTTAATTGGGTATCTCTTCAAAGTCTTATGTACATATGTATTATCGCGATTTTGTTCTATTTATTCGTTAAGCATGAGACTCGGTTTGAGGAACCGGTCATGCCTTTTTCAGTGTGGAGAATCCGCCCCATCCTGATTGCGAATTTGACCTCTCTACTAACAGGGATGATTTTAATTGGGATCTCAAGCTATCTGCCGGCTTTTGTGCAAGGTGTTATGGGACTCTCCCCGACGATTGCCGGATTTACCTTGACGGTTATGTCAATCGGCTGGCCCATTGCCTCTACGGCATCAGGGCACTTGCTGTTGAAGATTGGTTATCGCAACACCTGCATTATAGGCGGTTTCTTTTTGGTCCTCGGAGGGTCGGTATTCATGCTGCTGCCTCATTTCCCAAATCCCTTATTGGCTGCATTCGGTTCCTTCCTAACAGGTGCTGGCATGGGGCTGACAAGCACGGCTTTTATCGTCTCCATCCAATCTACTGTAGAATGGCAGGATCGGGGCGCAGCTACAGCGGCCAACATGTTTATGAGAAATCTGGGCAATACAGTTGGTGCTGCTATTCTTGGGGGACTATTGAACAACCGTTTACAGGCCTATTTTGCCGGTCAGGAGCTAAACGGCGAGAAGCTGGATCTTAACTCGGTGAATGAGCTGCTTAGTGTAGAGGTGCGGAGCTCATTGGCTCCGGATAGATTGACAGAGCTGCAGAATGGTCTTACTAACGCCTTGGGATATGTGTATACGGGGGTATTTATTCTTGGCCTTTGTGCGCTCTTTCTCATCCTATTAATGCCGAAGAAAGAAGTCAAGAACTCACATAGTTAA
- a CDS encoding aminotransferase A, whose translation MEHLINPNVRQIEISGIRKFYNLVSEIEGVLSFTIGLPDFPTPMHIKEQAIEAIENDITTYTHNAGMPELRKAISSFMDEKYSLVYDPDSEIIVTVGASQAIDITFRTILQPGDEVILPGPVYPGYEPLIKLAGAVPVYADTTATSFKMTKEVIASHMTEKTKCVVLPYPSNPTGVSLTKEELAEIAELIRGKEIFVLADEIYSELTLDRKHTSIGTMLREQSIIVNGVSKSHAMTGWRIGFLMAPGSITQHMLKVHQYNVSCASSISQMAALEAMQNGINDAVNMKEEYKHRRDYVFERLQQMGLKTVLPDGAFYFFIKVPEGFQSSLDFALELVRSKKIAVVPGSAFSAYGEGYFRFSYAVSMESLMTGLDRLEGFLKER comes from the coding sequence ATGGAACACCTGATTAACCCGAATGTACGGCAAATCGAAATTTCCGGCATCAGGAAGTTTTATAATCTTGTTTCAGAGATAGAGGGAGTCCTATCTTTTACAATTGGCCTACCAGATTTCCCGACCCCCATGCATATTAAAGAACAAGCCATTGAGGCTATTGAAAATGATATTACTACCTACACCCATAATGCTGGCATGCCAGAACTCCGCAAGGCCATTTCTTCCTTTATGGATGAAAAGTATTCCTTGGTTTATGACCCTGACAGCGAAATAATCGTGACCGTGGGAGCCAGCCAGGCAATCGACATTACTTTTCGCACAATCCTTCAGCCGGGAGATGAGGTAATTCTTCCTGGTCCGGTTTACCCTGGATATGAGCCGCTCATTAAACTCGCTGGGGCTGTGCCTGTTTATGCTGACACGACGGCCACATCCTTCAAGATGACAAAAGAAGTGATTGCCTCCCACATGACTGAGAAAACGAAATGCGTTGTTCTTCCATATCCATCAAATCCGACTGGCGTTTCCTTAACCAAGGAAGAATTAGCGGAAATTGCCGAACTCATCCGCGGCAAAGAAATCTTTGTCCTGGCCGATGAGATTTACAGTGAATTGACCCTTGATAGAAAGCACACCTCCATTGGTACGATGTTGAGAGAGCAATCAATTATTGTTAATGGCGTTTCTAAATCACATGCCATGACAGGCTGGAGAATCGGCTTTTTAATGGCGCCTGGAAGTATCACTCAGCATATGCTTAAGGTTCATCAATACAATGTCTCCTGCGCCTCCTCTATCTCGCAAATGGCTGCGCTTGAGGCCATGCAAAATGGAATAAACGATGCAGTTAATATGAAGGAAGAGTATAAGCATAGACGGGATTATGTTTTTGAACGCTTGCAGCAAATGGGCTTGAAGACCGTCCTCCCCGATGGAGCCTTCTACTTCTTTATAAAAGTTCCAGAAGGGTTCCAATCATCACTTGATTTTGCACTTGAATTGGTTCGCTCAAAAAAAATAGCCGTAGTACCTGGATCTGCTTTTTCTGCATATGGAGAAGGTTATTTCCGTTTTTCTTACGCAGTATCGATGGAGTCACTTATGACCGGCCTAGATCGTTTAGAAGGATTTCTCAAGGAAAGATAA
- a CDS encoding YkuJ family protein, with the protein MSRLQGILTRLKNLQEQAKVSDTAQRVFEVEGQVKCQVTFFDKTETYELEIFQDKGKTLKYQFDNIDMIAIEIFELIYS; encoded by the coding sequence ATGTCACGTTTACAAGGAATTCTTACCCGATTAAAAAATTTGCAAGAGCAAGCGAAAGTATCCGATACAGCACAACGTGTTTTTGAAGTAGAAGGTCAAGTGAAATGTCAGGTTACATTCTTTGACAAGACAGAAACATACGAATTAGAAATTTTCCAAGATAAAGGAAAGACTTTGAAGTATCAATTTGATAATATTGATATGATCGCGATTGAAATTTTCGAATTAATTTACAGCTGA
- a CDS encoding fluoride efflux transporter FluC — protein MISVLLGGFIGTFLRFTIIERRKGRTSIFPSAVLFVNLSGSLLIGLMAGAGLNAASMIGKFLFTGCLGAFTTFSTFSVEALELWKDGKKKLFLFYLLLSLVGSLLLCFAGYWLGHITRGGAGI, from the coding sequence ATGATATCAGTCCTGTTGGGCGGATTTATCGGCACGTTCCTTCGATTTACAATCATAGAACGACGAAAAGGGAGGACATCCATTTTTCCCTCTGCTGTCCTTTTCGTTAATTTAAGCGGCTCCTTATTGATTGGATTGATGGCTGGAGCCGGATTAAACGCAGCTTCTATGATAGGGAAGTTCCTATTTACCGGTTGTTTGGGCGCTTTCACAACATTTTCGACCTTTAGTGTTGAGGCTCTAGAACTATGGAAGGATGGGAAGAAAAAATTGTTTCTCTTCTATCTCCTTTTATCCTTGGTTGGTTCATTGCTATTGTGCTTTGCTGGATATTGGCTGGGACATATAACAAGGGGAGGGGCAGGCATTTAG
- a CDS encoding YkyB family protein: MKETRGNNHNQKSYSADDLAEAIYSVNRHAKTASNPKFLYHLKKCSLTKMLEEGKARKIGLQFSDHPHHSFQQSDVLIECGKYTFHIPPCKGDFDQLPHLGHLSKNVRNPASRIPLSKAKKRLMLYTGIKEEKEEPRNKPQSTRKYYKPTFTRLGESYPYTEWKK, translated from the coding sequence ATGAAAGAAACGAGAGGAAACAACCACAACCAAAAATCCTACTCAGCAGATGACTTGGCTGAAGCCATTTATTCTGTAAACAGACACGCCAAAACCGCCTCTAACCCAAAATTTCTCTATCACTTAAAAAAGTGTTCTTTAACCAAAATGCTTGAAGAAGGAAAGGCAAGAAAAATTGGGCTCCAGTTCTCAGACCATCCTCACCACAGCTTCCAGCAGTCCGATGTTCTGATTGAATGCGGCAAATACACCTTCCATATCCCTCCTTGCAAAGGAGATTTTGATCAGCTGCCTCATTTAGGTCATCTATCAAAAAACGTCCGGAATCCCGCTTCTAGAATTCCGCTCTCCAAAGCAAAAAAACGATTGATGCTCTATACAGGCATTAAAGAGGAAAAAGAAGAGCCGCGGAACAAACCTCAATCAACGCGGAAATATTATAAGCCTACGTTCACCCGCCTGGGAGAAAGCTATCCATATACCGAATGGAAAAAATAA
- a CDS encoding fluoride efflux transporter FluC, with product MIKNSILVSVGGGIGAILRYGLNQWIPYAVIPWTTLLINVIGSFVLAFLTFSLFQDTRYSKLKLFVGTGLCGGFTTMSTFALETVKLLNTYPAAALLYTMLTLFIGVGMSFAGMAAASQWSRRREVLK from the coding sequence ATGATAAAGAATAGTATTTTGGTGTCTGTCGGAGGTGGAATTGGTGCCATTCTCCGTTACGGCTTAAATCAGTGGATTCCATATGCGGTCATTCCTTGGACAACTTTGTTGATTAATGTCATTGGCTCCTTTGTTTTAGCCTTTTTAACCTTTTCCCTTTTTCAGGATACCCGTTATTCAAAGCTGAAGCTGTTTGTTGGCACTGGGCTTTGCGGAGGATTCACGACAATGAGTACCTTTGCTCTTGAGACCGTCAAACTTTTGAATACATATCCAGCAGCAGCCTTGCTATATACAATGCTCACATTGTTTATTGGTGTCGGAATGTCTTTTGCAGGAATGGCTGCGGCATCCCAATGGAGCCGAAGAAGGGAAGTGCTTAAATGA
- the corA gene encoding magnesium/cobalt transporter CorA: MKRMLVKKHTGEVEEMRYSLSELNAYEWVWIDLSSPAKEEAAALFRFYHFHPLAVEDCLDAINQRPKVDFFDEYMFLVIYALKENYLMEELDIFVSERLIITYHQKAIKEIEDAWGMATESPPATTIDVLHQLIDKVVDEYFPKAYDIEERLNALEENADLLSIKELMNHLYDLRMIIFRIRRVILPMNDLLYRITHTEKMHLISEKQYYFNDVYDHLLKLREMIEGYRDFSADLRDNYMSVNSNNMNETIMALTVITTIFMPLSFIAGLYGMNFSFMPMAGWRNGFWYVMLVMGISAVLMIIFFMAKGWVFRTKVYTRRKR, translated from the coding sequence ATGAAACGCATGCTGGTGAAAAAGCATACAGGTGAAGTGGAGGAGATGCGCTATTCCTTATCGGAACTGAATGCATATGAATGGGTCTGGATTGATCTCTCTTCCCCTGCAAAAGAGGAGGCGGCCGCCCTTTTTCGCTTCTATCACTTTCACCCACTGGCAGTGGAGGATTGCTTAGATGCGATTAATCAGCGGCCTAAAGTAGATTTTTTTGATGAATATATGTTTCTTGTCATTTATGCCCTAAAAGAAAATTATCTGATGGAAGAGCTTGATATTTTCGTGAGTGAGAGATTGATTATTACTTATCATCAAAAGGCAATCAAGGAGATTGAGGATGCATGGGGAATGGCGACTGAAAGTCCGCCGGCAACCACGATAGATGTCCTTCATCAATTAATTGATAAGGTCGTGGATGAGTATTTTCCAAAGGCGTACGATATAGAGGAGCGATTGAATGCGCTGGAGGAGAATGCGGATTTGCTTTCTATCAAGGAATTGATGAACCACTTATATGATTTAAGAATGATTATCTTTCGTATTCGGAGAGTCATCCTGCCGATGAATGATTTACTGTACCGAATCACTCATACAGAAAAAATGCACCTTATCTCTGAGAAGCAATATTATTTTAATGATGTGTATGATCATCTTTTGAAATTGCGTGAGATGATAGAGGGGTACCGGGACTTTTCTGCAGATTTGCGTGATAACTATATGAGTGTCAATTCAAATAATATGAATGAGACTATTATGGCATTGACCGTCATTACGACGATTTTCATGCCGCTAAGTTTTATTGCAGGATTATACGGAATGAACTTTTCCTTTATGCCGATGGCTGGCTGGAGAAATGGTTTCTGGTATGTGATGCTTGTTATGGGGATATCCGCTGTTCTTATGATTATCTTCTTTATGGCAAAAGGATGGGTGTTTCGCACGAAAGTATATACGAGAAGAAAGCGTTAG
- a CDS encoding DUF3993 domain-containing protein, translating to MKYLLRTFLASLAIFIVIPILNVNADRQLNEEEAFRLLQNAFKTQVALSEKPRSMEEVKESLGRYFTPEYTNDFIEMNVQENLDGEGYLAYGTDFALYYIPFFTYDENTKVGYDSDLNQWYVYEWFEESSEGPVTYNGHYEAVGLTFEDGRWAVDDYQIQFNPDELSTSADLEDEPNNKSVKEVSTEERGIWESVLGFIRYTSIKSLASLGWI from the coding sequence ATGAAATATTTATTGAGGACGTTTCTTGCCTCTTTAGCCATATTTATCGTCATACCCATTTTAAATGTAAATGCAGATAGACAATTAAACGAAGAGGAGGCATTCCGCTTATTGCAGAATGCTTTTAAGACCCAGGTAGCGCTATCGGAGAAGCCAAGAAGTATGGAAGAGGTTAAAGAATCTTTAGGACGTTATTTTACACCTGAATATACGAATGATTTTATTGAAATGAATGTGCAGGAGAATTTGGATGGTGAAGGGTATTTGGCTTACGGTACGGACTTTGCCTTATATTATATCCCTTTCTTTACATACGATGAGAACACAAAGGTCGGGTATGACAGCGATCTTAATCAATGGTATGTGTATGAATGGTTTGAGGAATCATCTGAGGGACCTGTCACCTATAATGGTCACTATGAGGCTGTCGGCCTTACTTTTGAAGATGGCCGCTGGGCAGTCGATGACTACCAGATTCAATTTAATCCAGATGAATTGAGTACTAGTGCAGATTTAGAGGACGAACCGAATAATAAAAGTGTAAAGGAAGTTTCCACAGAGGAGCGCGGAATATGGGAATCGGTGCTTGGGTTTATCAGGTATACCTCCATCAAATCTCTCGCTTCATTAGGTTGGATATAG
- the cbpB gene encoding cyclic-di-AMP-binding protein CbpB, producing the protein MLETQKLDGFELAVKDFMISSERVAHVQKGNNLEHALLVLTRSGYTAIPVLDHTFKLQGLISTPRIMDVIMGIERIEFEKLDQIKVEEVMNADLPCLDENDPLEEALELLIDHPFICVVEGKGTFAGILTRRQVLKQVNRLIKKIKYN; encoded by the coding sequence ATGTTGGAAACACAAAAATTAGATGGTTTTGAACTGGCTGTCAAAGATTTTATGATATCGTCGGAACGTGTGGCACATGTACAGAAGGGGAATAATCTTGAGCATGCGCTGCTCGTCCTGACAAGAAGCGGATATACGGCTATTCCAGTCCTTGATCATACTTTCAAGCTTCAAGGTCTGATCAGTACACCGAGAATCATGGATGTGATTATGGGAATCGAGCGGATTGAATTCGAGAAGCTTGACCAAATTAAGGTTGAAGAAGTGATGAATGCTGATCTTCCATGCCTTGATGAGAATGACCCGCTCGAGGAAGCGTTAGAATTGCTGATTGATCACCCGTTTATCTGTGTTGTTGAGGGAAAAGGCACTTTCGCCGGCATCCTCACCCGCAGACAAGTATTGAAGCAAGTAAACCGCTTAATTAAAAAAATCAAATATAATTGA
- the dapD gene encoding 2,3,4,5-tetrahydropyridine-2,6-dicarboxylate N-acetyltransferase: MNMMDANEIISFIGNSVKKTPVKIYIKGQLEGLDFGPEASVFINGSTGVIFGEWSVIQPVLEENADKIEDYVVENDRRNSALPLLDLKGINARIEPGAIIRDQVHIGDNAVIMMGASINIGASIGEKTMIDMNAVLGGRATVGKNCHIGAGSVLAGVIEPPSASPVVIEDNVLVGANAVILEGVRVGEGAVVAAGAIVVEDVPARTVVAGVPARVIKRIDEVEKSKIEIKDELRQL, from the coding sequence ATGAATATGATGGACGCTAACGAGATTATTTCTTTTATCGGGAACAGTGTTAAGAAAACACCGGTAAAGATATATATAAAAGGACAGTTGGAAGGTTTAGACTTTGGGCCAGAGGCTTCGGTCTTTATTAATGGCAGCACAGGAGTTATCTTTGGAGAATGGTCGGTTATTCAGCCAGTGCTTGAAGAAAATGCGGACAAGATTGAGGATTATGTGGTCGAGAATGACCGCCGCAATTCAGCTTTGCCGCTTCTTGACCTTAAAGGCATAAATGCCCGCATTGAGCCAGGCGCTATCATTCGTGATCAAGTTCATATTGGCGATAATGCAGTTATCATGATGGGTGCTTCTATTAATATCGGCGCAAGCATCGGTGAAAAAACCATGATTGATATGAATGCGGTGCTCGGAGGACGTGCGACGGTCGGAAAGAACTGTCATATTGGTGCTGGTTCTGTCCTGGCTGGTGTCATCGAGCCGCCTTCTGCTAGCCCGGTCGTTATTGAGGATAACGTCCTTGTCGGTGCGAATGCAGTTATTTTAGAAGGTGTGCGTGTTGGTGAAGGCGCGGTTGTCGCAGCTGGTGCCATTGTTGTTGAGGATGTTCCTGCGCGTACGGTTGTAGCAGGTGTTCCGGCTCGCGTTATCAAACGTATCGATGAAGTTGAAAAATCAAAAATAGAAATCAAAGACGAGCTACGCCAGCTCTAA
- a CDS encoding glutaredoxin family protein, protein MEPILFFTQPGCPPCAYAKNYFDEHQIPYTLLDIKKDAKARNTLMNKYDSFSTPTFVINDEVIIGFDQERITKALG, encoded by the coding sequence ATGGAACCAATCTTATTTTTTACACAGCCCGGCTGCCCTCCGTGCGCCTATGCCAAAAATTATTTTGACGAACATCAAATTCCCTATACTTTACTCGATATCAAGAAGGATGCTAAAGCAAGAAATACATTAATGAACAAATATGACTCCTTCTCTACACCAACCTTTGTCATCAACGATGAAGTAATCATCGGCTTCGATCAAGAGCGTATTACCAAAGCGCTGGGTTAG
- a CDS encoding N-acetyldiaminopimelate deacetylase, which yields MNNLVKIRRDLHQIPELGFKEFKTQAYLLEYIKSLPQERLQWEIWKTGIFVRVKGLKGVRTIGYRADIDGLPIKEETGFPYSSLHEGRMHACGHDFHMTIALGVLTNLINDPIDDHMLFMFQPAEEGPGGAEEMIKTETFAKWKPDMIFGLHIAPEYPIGTVATKPGLLFANTSELFIDFIGKGGHAAYPHLTNDMVVASCQFVNQLQTIVSRNINPMDAAVVTIGKITGGTVQNIIAENSRIEGTIRTLSEESMNLIRDRIQQMAKGAEITFNCQVKIDFGASYTQVYNTEQVTKDFMAFVERHSEATLFECKEAMTGEDFGYMIKDIPGFMFWLGVNSPYGLHHSKMNPDERAIEFAVNLINDYLHQA from the coding sequence TTGAATAACTTGGTTAAAATTCGAAGGGACCTTCATCAAATTCCTGAACTGGGATTCAAGGAATTTAAAACCCAGGCTTATTTGCTGGAATACATAAAAAGTCTGCCTCAAGAAAGGCTGCAATGGGAAATCTGGAAAACCGGGATTTTTGTGCGCGTTAAAGGACTTAAAGGAGTAAGAACAATTGGTTATCGAGCTGACATAGATGGGCTTCCAATTAAAGAAGAGACCGGCTTTCCCTATTCCTCTCTGCATGAGGGCAGGATGCACGCCTGTGGGCATGATTTCCACATGACGATCGCTCTCGGCGTATTAACGAACCTAATTAATGATCCTATCGATGATCATATGCTTTTTATGTTTCAGCCTGCTGAAGAAGGACCGGGCGGAGCTGAGGAAATGATCAAGACTGAGACATTCGCTAAATGGAAGCCGGATATGATTTTTGGACTTCATATAGCTCCAGAATATCCAATTGGAACAGTTGCTACAAAGCCTGGCCTCTTGTTTGCGAATACATCTGAATTATTCATCGATTTTATTGGAAAAGGCGGTCATGCAGCCTATCCGCATTTAACGAATGACATGGTAGTAGCCTCTTGTCAGTTTGTTAATCAGCTTCAGACAATTGTCTCTCGAAATATTAATCCGATGGACGCCGCTGTCGTCACGATTGGCAAGATTACAGGAGGGACTGTTCAGAATATCATTGCGGAGAACTCGCGAATCGAAGGAACGATTCGTACCCTATCAGAGGAATCGATGAATCTAATCAGAGACCGTATCCAACAGATGGCCAAGGGTGCGGAGATAACCTTTAATTGTCAAGTGAAGATAGACTTTGGCGCGTCTTACACCCAAGTGTACAATACAGAGCAGGTGACAAAGGATTTCATGGCATTTGTAGAAAGGCATAGTGAGGCAACTCTGTTTGAATGCAAGGAAGCGATGACCGGGGAGGATTTTGGCTATATGATTAAGGACATTCCAGGCTTTATGTTTTGGCTCGGGGTGAATTCCCCATATGGCCTTCATCATAGCAAAATGAACCCTGATGAGAGAGCAATTGAGTTTGCTGTTAACTTGATCAATGACTATTTACACCAGGCTTAA
- a CDS encoding LysR family transcriptional regulator has translation MVITDFELLDTLAEELNLRKTAERMFVSQPALSQRLQSIEREWGTPLFIRSPKGMMLTEAGEIVVQYARDSLRLKNKAREKVDALTHDVQGTLKIASASIAGQYWLPSVLKKYVTAYPNVKISLVTGWSSEMIENLYNGNSHIGILRGSPDWSGYKKLLFNDPLYLVDTELSQLSDAMNTEKPFILFKSDSNYYREIQNWWIRHYSIPPTRTILVDQIETCKQMVMNGIGYAILPGISLREGEASYYKLPLYDKDGEAVDRKTWLVCSEVSLELRQVKAFVELAQST, from the coding sequence ATGGTCATTACGGATTTTGAATTATTGGACACGTTGGCAGAGGAACTGAATTTACGGAAGACAGCTGAGAGAATGTTTGTCTCCCAGCCGGCTTTATCCCAGAGGCTTCAATCAATTGAGAGAGAATGGGGAACCCCGCTTTTTATTCGGTCACCTAAAGGGATGATGCTCACGGAAGCTGGAGAGATTGTCGTTCAATATGCCAGAGATTCATTAAGGCTGAAAAATAAAGCTCGAGAGAAAGTGGATGCTCTGACGCATGATGTTCAAGGGACATTAAAAATAGCGAGTGCGTCGATTGCTGGTCAATACTGGCTTCCTTCTGTTTTGAAGAAATATGTGACAGCCTACCCTAATGTGAAAATCTCACTTGTAACGGGATGGAGCAGCGAGATGATTGAGAATTTATATAATGGAAATTCTCATATTGGCATTTTAAGAGGAAGCCCGGATTGGAGCGGCTATAAGAAGCTTTTATTCAATGATCCTTTGTATTTGGTCGATACTGAATTAAGTCAGCTGTCTGATGCAATGAACACAGAAAAACCCTTTATCTTATTTAAGAGTGATTCGAATTATTATCGTGAAATCCAGAATTGGTGGATTCGCCATTACAGCATTCCGCCGACTAGAACCATTCTTGTCGACCAGATTGAGACTTGCAAGCAAATGGTGATGAATGGTATAGGCTATGCCATTTTGCCCGGCATTTCGTTAAGGGAAGGGGAGGCTTCTTATTATAAGCTTCCTTTATATGATAAAGATGGGGAGGCAGTTGACCGGAAAACCTGGCTTGTTTGCAGTGAAGTATCCTTGGAGCTTAGACAGGTGAAGGCATTCGTTGAGCTGGCACAAAGCACATAA